In Rhineura floridana isolate rRhiFlo1 chromosome 22, rRhiFlo1.hap2, whole genome shotgun sequence, a single genomic region encodes these proteins:
- the LOC133374927 gene encoding dnaJ homolog subfamily A member 1-like isoform X2: MVKETGYYDLLGVKPCATLDEIKRAYRRLALRYHPDKNPSEGDRFKQISQAYEVLSDPHKRSLYDRGGERAMKEGGMGGRGGFGPPMDIFNLFFGGRAHTHGPRMERRGKTAVHQLPVTLEDLYNGATRKLSLQKCVICKSCGGRGSRDGLDTRCPKCHGSGVEVIVHQLGPNMVHHIQTMCSQCKGQGEWMRALDRCLACNGRKVIREKKILNVHVDKGMADRQKITFHQEGDQMPGFEPGDVVIVLDQQMHPVFQRQGNDLIVKREVALVDALCGCKLVIHTLDNRKLLVSSRPGTIIKPGDVKCIPNEGMPVYRSPSQKGKLVIQFQVKFPEPGWLPAHQRCQFQSFFPPREEVMATEDMEEMELREFFSQPDFQDRVFHRECHHEDDFEDPLRHNVQCQTS; this comes from the exons ATGGTGAAAGAAACTGGCTACTATGACCTGCTGGGAGTCAAGCCATGTGCCACGTTGGACGAGATCAAGCGGGCGTACCGGCGCCTGGCACTGCGGTACCATCCAGACAAGAACCCCAGCGAGGGGGACCGG ttTAAGCAGATTTCTCAGGCCTACGAAGTGCTGTCAGATCCCCACAAGAGGTCGCTGTACGATCGTGGTGGGGAGCGGGCCATGAAGgaagggggcatggggggcagaGGTGGTTTTGGACCCCCCATGGACATCTTCAACCTGTTCTTTGGAGGCAGGGCCCACACTCATGGACCCCGGATGGAGAGGAGAG GAAAGACAGCCGTCCATCAGTTGCCTGTGACCTTGGAGGACTTGTACAACGGTGCCACTCGGAAACTCTCCCTGCAGAAGTGTGTCATCTGCAAAAGTTGTGGTG GCCGTGGAAGCAGGGATGGCCTGGACACAAGGTGTCCCAAGTGCCACGGCTCTGGCGTGGAGGTCATTGTCCACCAGCTGGGGCCAAACATGGTTCACCACATCCAGACGATGTGCTCGCAGTGCAAGGGCCAAGGGGAGTGGATGAGAGCCCTGGATCGTTGCCTCGCCTGCAACGGCAGGAAGGTCATCCGGGAAAAGAAGATCCTCAACGTTCATGTGGACAAAG GGATGGCCGACCGTCAGAAGATCACCTTCCACCAGGAAGGAGACCAGATGCCTGGGTTTGAGCCTGGAGATGTCGTCATTGTCCTCGACCAACAGATGCACCCCGTCTTCCAGCGCCAAGGCAATGACCTCATCGTCAAGAGGGAAGTGGCCCTGGTGGACGCCTTGTGTGGCTGCAAGCTGGTCATCCACACCCTGGACAACAGGAAGCTGCTTGTCTCCTCGCGGCCag GGACAATCATCAAGCCTGGGGATGTGAAGTGCATTCCCAACGAAGGGATGCCCGTCTACCGGAGCCCGAGCCAGAAGGGGAAGCTGGTCATTCAGTTCCAG GTGAAGTTCCCAGAGCCCGGCTGGCTTCCCGCCCACCAGCGCTGCCAGTTCCAGTCTTTCTTCCCGCCCCGCGAAGAGGTCATGGCCACCGAAGACATGGAGGAGATGGAGCTGCGGGAGTTTTTCTCCCAGCCGGATTTCCAGGACAGAGTCTTCCACCGCGAGTGCCACCACGAGGATGACTTTGAGGACCCTCTGCGGCACAACGTCCAGTGCCAGACGTCCTAG
- the LOC133374927 gene encoding dnaJ homolog subfamily A member 1-like isoform X1 has translation MQPFQAKVTPHRPNETAEGKMVKETGYYDLLGVKPCATLDEIKRAYRRLALRYHPDKNPSEGDRFKQISQAYEVLSDPHKRSLYDRGGERAMKEGGMGGRGGFGPPMDIFNLFFGGRAHTHGPRMERRGKTAVHQLPVTLEDLYNGATRKLSLQKCVICKSCGGRGSRDGLDTRCPKCHGSGVEVIVHQLGPNMVHHIQTMCSQCKGQGEWMRALDRCLACNGRKVIREKKILNVHVDKGMADRQKITFHQEGDQMPGFEPGDVVIVLDQQMHPVFQRQGNDLIVKREVALVDALCGCKLVIHTLDNRKLLVSSRPGTIIKPGDVKCIPNEGMPVYRSPSQKGKLVIQFQVKFPEPGWLPAHQRCQFQSFFPPREEVMATEDMEEMELREFFSQPDFQDRVFHRECHHEDDFEDPLRHNVQCQTS, from the exons ATGCAACCATTCCAAGCAAAAGTAACACCGCACAGACCAAACGAAACAGCTGAGG GAAAGATGGTGAAAGAAACTGGCTACTATGACCTGCTGGGAGTCAAGCCATGTGCCACGTTGGACGAGATCAAGCGGGCGTACCGGCGCCTGGCACTGCGGTACCATCCAGACAAGAACCCCAGCGAGGGGGACCGG ttTAAGCAGATTTCTCAGGCCTACGAAGTGCTGTCAGATCCCCACAAGAGGTCGCTGTACGATCGTGGTGGGGAGCGGGCCATGAAGgaagggggcatggggggcagaGGTGGTTTTGGACCCCCCATGGACATCTTCAACCTGTTCTTTGGAGGCAGGGCCCACACTCATGGACCCCGGATGGAGAGGAGAG GAAAGACAGCCGTCCATCAGTTGCCTGTGACCTTGGAGGACTTGTACAACGGTGCCACTCGGAAACTCTCCCTGCAGAAGTGTGTCATCTGCAAAAGTTGTGGTG GCCGTGGAAGCAGGGATGGCCTGGACACAAGGTGTCCCAAGTGCCACGGCTCTGGCGTGGAGGTCATTGTCCACCAGCTGGGGCCAAACATGGTTCACCACATCCAGACGATGTGCTCGCAGTGCAAGGGCCAAGGGGAGTGGATGAGAGCCCTGGATCGTTGCCTCGCCTGCAACGGCAGGAAGGTCATCCGGGAAAAGAAGATCCTCAACGTTCATGTGGACAAAG GGATGGCCGACCGTCAGAAGATCACCTTCCACCAGGAAGGAGACCAGATGCCTGGGTTTGAGCCTGGAGATGTCGTCATTGTCCTCGACCAACAGATGCACCCCGTCTTCCAGCGCCAAGGCAATGACCTCATCGTCAAGAGGGAAGTGGCCCTGGTGGACGCCTTGTGTGGCTGCAAGCTGGTCATCCACACCCTGGACAACAGGAAGCTGCTTGTCTCCTCGCGGCCag GGACAATCATCAAGCCTGGGGATGTGAAGTGCATTCCCAACGAAGGGATGCCCGTCTACCGGAGCCCGAGCCAGAAGGGGAAGCTGGTCATTCAGTTCCAG GTGAAGTTCCCAGAGCCCGGCTGGCTTCCCGCCCACCAGCGCTGCCAGTTCCAGTCTTTCTTCCCGCCCCGCGAAGAGGTCATGGCCACCGAAGACATGGAGGAGATGGAGCTGCGGGAGTTTTTCTCCCAGCCGGATTTCCAGGACAGAGTCTTCCACCGCGAGTGCCACCACGAGGATGACTTTGAGGACCCTCTGCGGCACAACGTCCAGTGCCAGACGTCCTAG